The genomic region cttaaccactcggccgtggggccagccctaaGATTAGTGTTCTTAAGGTTTAAGTTACTAGTACTTGGTATTGTGTTCATTACACTTTAAAATATCCTAAATGCCACCTTAGCTAAAACTTTCCATGAATCACTCTCACTAAGTGTTTAGAAATACTGCTCCAATGTCCTCTATTTAAGCTATTATGATTTTCCATGTGCTGGGCTTATCACACATTccaggcattatctcatttaatccttacaacaaccctgtgaggtaggtagtTATTCCCTTTCTACAGATAGTatgaggctcagagcagttaagTGACTTGAAAACTGACAAGCTAGTGCATGGCAGATCTGAGATTAGAACACATGTCTCTGACCCCAAAGTCTGCACCTTTCAGCTACTAAACCCTACATAACATGTGAAGGCAGAGTCTTCCCCCAATTTTAGATTATGCTGACTGTATTTCTTTAAAGGTTATGAACTGCAATTGTTTCAATTTCATAGGAGacattttttcttgctttgtagACATATATTGAAAAGATGGAGCTaagtttttctctattatttgcaTATCCTTCTACAACTGTCAAAGATGAGGATGTAGTAAATTTTTGCTGTGTTCTTTTAATCTAACAGTGATCAAGTACATGAATTATGCGTTGTGTTAACAACTGTAAAGTCAGCTTATCTTAAAACTGCAAAAGACCAACAACTGGTATTTATGATTTAATAAACAGGAAACAAAGCTCTAAAAGGAAGTGACTTGCTCATGGTTCCACTGCTACTAAGTGCCAGTATTAGGGTGCAATCCCAGGATTTTTGAGTCTATGTTCTATGTGCTTTTTATAACACTGTTGAGTGAAAATGAGGATGTActcattgcattttaaaaatattgtaacttTCCGGAATATAAAAGTAGTACATTCTCattgtagaaaatccaaaaagcatagaaaagtataaagaagaaaatagaaatcacctATAATCCTATCACCCAGAGATAATCAGTTAATGTTTTGGTTTGGTATTATTTCATTCCCATTCCTTTCCAATgcgtaaatgttttaaaaaatttggatcatacttcattgttttttctttatcttccatttTTCCAAATCATTTCCCTCATGGcattaaatatgctttaaaaaggTTTACAATGGCCGCAAGACCATCATTCATTTAAACCCTGTACTGTTAAAatctagttttcttctttcagttataTATGATGCTGGCATGAATATCCCTTCTGTTAATCTTTGTCTACTTCTCATTACTTTCCCTGTATGGATTCTTAGAAATAGAATTAAAGTTGATGATACTGAAAAACTGCTTTTCCAAAAGGTAGCAATTAGTCCTACTACCAACAATACATGTTATTTATGAGGtttctttctcctcattatgTTTTCTCTGGTGTTGAATAAGTTGTGAGCTATAACGATAGGCTTTCCCACACTCActacatttatagggtttctcctTAGTGTGGGTTCTCAAATGTAAAATAACTTGAGAAGTCTGCCtgaaggttttcccacattcgttacatttatagggtttctctccagtgtgaactctctgatGATCAATAAGGTTTCGATTAGAAGTAAACGCTTTCCCACACTCGTTGCATTTGTAAGGTTTCTCTCTACGATGAAGTCTCTGATGTTCATTAAGGGTCTTCCTTAAGATGAAAGCTTTTCCACACTCATCACATTCATAAGGCTTCTccccagtgtgaattctctgatggtCCATAATCTTTGTATTAGAAACACATGTTTTCCCACACTCTTTACATTTgtaaactttttttcctttgtgcatCTTCTGATGTTGAGTAAGGTTTGAACTACGGCTAAAAGCTTTCCCACACTCGATACAAGTGTAGGGCTTCTCCCCAGTGTGAACTCTGTGATGTGAAATAAGACCTGAACTCCgactaaaggctttcccacactccTTACATTCATAAGTTTTCTCCCCACTGTGGACTCCCTGGTGCCGAATGAGGTGTGACTTACCACtgaaagatttcccacattcactgcatgtGTAGGGCTTCAGTCCAGTGTGGATTCTCCGATGAACAACAAGGTTGGAGCTATGactgaaggcttttccacacTCCTTACACTTatagggtttctcccctgtgtgGATTCGCTCATGTACTGTAAGGTTGGCACTCTgactaaaggctttcccacactcaGTACATACATACTGTCTCTTTTCAGCCTGAAATTTCTCGTCTGTAGCAGGGTCAGAGAACTGACTACCATCTTTTTCAGATTCTTGGTCACTCACTTCTATGAGTGTTTTATTAAGTGTCTTATGTTTGAAGTTTCTcatctttctcctcattttctctttcttggggCATCACAGTGGCCTGTTgaatcttctctttcccttcagaGCAGCTTTCTAAATTTTGACTTCCTTGGCAAACCTCTGTGAAGTTCTCTTAAAAGTACGAGATTCTGATTTTTCAGGGATGATACTTTGGAATCAATACCTCCTCAGTTCCAGTTTCAGCATCtgacagaagaaacagaaattgtaCATGTCACCTGTTCTATATATTAGAGGAAGGAGAATTATCCAAGGATGACAATCTGTGGTAGACCACAGGGTTTCACATGGAAGAGTTAAGTGTTCAAAGGCAGGGGGAACTGAtcaaaaaagatgagaaaaatgaggttaGACATAGAGACCAAGGTACAGCCTTATGGAAAGCCAGGGCTAACAGGAGCCCAACAGGTCTAACATCAGAATGAGCAAAGACTAGTACAAAATCCACCCTGGTTTCTTCCTGTCTCATGCTCTACTCCTAGAATTAGGGCCATTTAACTCCTAATCTGGTCCCTAGAAAAAACACACTGAAAGATGCTTAGTTCAGTAGCTCAATGACTACTCTTCAGATCAATTTGACTTTTACTTCTTGCTGACCTATTCCCCTAGTACCAGTAATATAGTCACTGGCACAAGATAGGTGCTCAAGAATTGTTTTACAGAATAGCAATTGGGATTCAGTCTTAGGGTATGACTaagattttggttttttgctCTAGTCCAGGCACTAGGCCCCTGTCTACATCCCTTGTTCTTACACTCTGTCTTGATAGGGGTAACATAATTCTTCCAATATTGGAGCCTAGACACATCATAGCCTACTCTGTAGATGCCAGTCTATAACTAGATCCAGTCGTAGGTGCTAGTTCAGTCTGTCTGCTTTTCACAAGCTGTTACTCGGACAGACCGAGTCTACTGGGTGGACCTGAGAGGCTGAACTGGGGACAGGGTTCATTAAAGCACGGAAGGGGAAACTCTGATAGGACCTTGCATGGCATAAGGGTAAAGTATCTAAAGATGGCAAAAGGGTGAGAGGAGAGGACAGCACAACCAAGAAGGGCTGATACATGAAACCAATGTCAAGAATGAGCAGGAGTTTCCCAACTGGTTTGACGTGAAACTCTGGACATAGAGATAACCCTAGCTGACCTCAAATCTAGAGGTAGCTGGGtcataaaagaaaactgaaagatgACTCCATGATACTAACACATGACTAATTTTCCTTTTACTATGTTCTTTTTCAGACTTGTCCATGTCCATAGTTATACAGTTATAAATATACAGTAGATATAATTTTGCATCCTACTTCTTCCACttaatttttataagtattttcaTACATTGCTATATAATTTTCATATGATCATTTTATGACTACACCACCAATTGAATTCATTATAATTTATCTACAGTTTTGCTGGTGTTGGACATTTCTGTTGTTCCCCGAGGTTAACCTCTATCAATAATGCTATCACAatcattttatacatataaagtttttttcctattgaaataTATCCCTAGGATAAAAGTTCCACAAGTGAGTGATTGGGTCAGATGGAATGAAATCGTTTTGCAGTATTACCTACTGCTTTTCAAAAAAGTCTGACCAGTTTCCATTGTCTCATAGCTTCTTGATAAATTGAGACACACTCTCTGAAGGAGGAGATATCCAGTGTTGAGTGCTCAAGagaagcaagaagagaaaagaactgtGGAGGTTGGAGTTCACATCTCAGAAGTGCGGGTCCACTGATGCCATACACAGGCACAAATACAGACTCACACCCAAGATATGAAGGGTAGGCAGACAAAATGGTGGGGGAGGGTCGATTCTTGCCAGGATCCTGAGCACATTCCTATCTTGCTGCTGGTACCTCTCCTAATCAAATAGAAGGAAGCAGGTGGGGGAAACTCAGTGAGAACCCAGGGGACTACAGAGCAAAGTGGGATAGCAAGTGAAGCCACCTCCAGAGAAAGTTGATggttctttctgagttttcttttccatttttcttcttctctgaaactttcctttctctttatatatttcttatactAGTAATTATTGAGCACTCTACCCTATACACATTTCTGTTCTGGGTCTAAtacagggaaaattttaaaaagcattgttgcagaaaagaagaaaataactatcgtgggatgaataaatgagtgaatgaacaggTGGACAAGGTTATATATTTACTGTTATGAAGGCCTCTCATTGTGCGGGCAAATTGTCTTCTGCTAAcctgtattatttcttaattcTTCTTACAGTATTACTTATGGAAAAGCTGGGAAATGACTTTAGACGAACAGATTCCCATAATTACTAGAACAAAGAATTTTAGAGATTCAGAATGAGACAATGCCTTGAAGCCAGTCACTGGATGTCTTATTTCTAGGCATGGCCTATCTGAAGCTCCCCAGTTAGCTAGTGCACCAACTATTCTACCCTTAAAGGCTGGTATGGGAAACATCAATCTCATGGCCTTCCGGGAAGAGGTGTCCAGGGAAAATGTTAATAACCAGGTATTTACATGGCTCTGTCACAAAGCAATAAATATCATTAttgaatgcaaaaagaaaaaaaaaagcattgttaTGTACTGAATGCGTCCCCcaacccccaaattcatatgttgaagccctaacccccaacgtgactatatttggagatgtgACCtctaaggaggtaattaaggttaaatgaggtcataaggttGGGGCCTTAATCTGACAGGATTAgtgtatccttataagaagacataGGAGAGAGCTCACATGAAGAAGGTagtcatctacaagccaggaagagagtccccACCAGAAACCAAATCAGCTGGtcgccttgattttggacttccagtctccagaactgtgagaaagtcaaggtctgttgtttaagccacccggtctatggtattttgttatggcagcccaagcagactaatatAAGCATGAAATATCATACCTACCTTTAAGGAGCTTACAATGGAGTAAATGGCAAAACGGGAGAGCAATTATAAACTTACAAAGTACCCAATCAGGAGACGAagggggccaggggagggagTGATTACTGGGGCTTGGACTGCTTGGGGAAAGgtgctttaaaaatgcaaaactttgGCAGAGCCCCAGAGGGTAAGCAGGAATTGTTTCTCAAAAGGAAGTCTGCACAGGGCCAGTGTACTCAGAAATAAGCCGGAGACTACCCCATCACATAGGTTcacgagggcagggattttgtcCATTTCGTTCAGCATTGTGTGCTTAGCTCCTAGCACAGTTCCAGCTACATAGCAAgcactcaaaaaaaatttttggtgaatgaacaaatgaaggaatgaaagaatCAAGTTGCCTGAAGTGATACGAGCCA from Equus caballus isolate H_3958 breed thoroughbred chromosome 16, TB-T2T, whole genome shotgun sequence harbors:
- the ZNF660 gene encoding zinc finger protein 660, producing MRRKMRNFKHKTLNKTLIEVSDQESEKDGSQFSDPATDEKFQAEKRQYVCTECGKAFSQSANLTVHERIHTGEKPYKCKECGKAFSHSSNLVVHRRIHTGLKPYTCSECGKSFSGKSHLIRHQGVHSGEKTYECKECGKAFSRSSGLISHHRVHTGEKPYTCIECGKAFSRSSNLTQHQKMHKGKKVYKCKECGKTCVSNTKIMDHQRIHTGEKPYECDECGKAFILRKTLNEHQRLHRREKPYKCNECGKAFTSNRNLIDHQRVHTGEKPYKCNECGKTFRQTSQVILHLRTHTKEKPYKCSECGKAYRYSSQLIQHQRKHNEEKETS